One region of Haloprofundus salilacus genomic DNA includes:
- a CDS encoding DUF4129 domain-containing protein, translated as MNRDGLLAIAVAVCCLFSLGTAAGTLDSSVQTDPDDVIDLDSSMLPIGSEQADELKQQVADPSQSGDAEASADSESSDSDAGWEQAEEILEAERQEAQQEQQQQQEQQSQSQSESGTGDSVPEEPSLWERLLAFLEAMLPFAVLFGLLVAAYTYRDRLAALVGRWFPTSDDGSSTTDEPVGDPKPKDDVSAAWCEMLASVGLERETKLTPRERGEKVAERGEDAEAVWGLTSLYENVRYGGAAVTDERRQRARDYLRRFRGNSGGDR; from the coding sequence ATGAACAGGGACGGACTGCTCGCTATCGCCGTCGCGGTGTGCTGTCTCTTCTCGCTCGGGACGGCCGCCGGAACGCTCGACTCGTCGGTCCAGACGGACCCCGACGACGTAATCGACCTCGATTCGTCGATGCTCCCCATCGGGTCCGAACAGGCCGACGAACTGAAACAGCAGGTGGCAGACCCGTCACAGAGCGGCGACGCCGAGGCGTCGGCCGATAGCGAGTCGAGCGACTCCGACGCGGGTTGGGAGCAAGCCGAGGAGATCCTCGAGGCCGAGCGACAGGAGGCCCAACAGGAGCAGCAACAGCAGCAGGAGCAGCAGTCCCAGTCGCAGTCGGAGTCCGGCACCGGAGACAGTGTGCCCGAGGAGCCGTCGCTGTGGGAACGGCTGCTGGCGTTCTTGGAAGCGATGCTCCCGTTCGCCGTGCTGTTCGGGCTGCTCGTCGCCGCCTACACCTACCGCGACCGCCTCGCCGCCCTCGTCGGTCGCTGGTTCCCAACCTCCGACGACGGGTCGTCGACGACCGACGAACCGGTGGGCGACCCGAAGCCGAAAGACGACGTCTCCGCCGCCTGGTGTGAGATGCTCGCGTCCGTCGGACTCGAACGCGAGACGAAGCTCACGCCCCGCGAACGCGGCGAGAAGGTCGCCGAACGCGGCGAGGACGCCGAGGCCGTCTGGGGGCTCACCTCGCTGTACGAGAACGTCCGCTACGGCGGCGCGGCGGTGACCGACGAGCGTCGACAGCGCGCTCGCGACTACCTCCGCCGCTTCCGCGGCAACTCTGGAGGGGACCGATGA
- a CDS encoding DUF7269 family protein → MNVRRLLLAGTGLVVLLAGVTGGSALPTDGLVKLLGNDYFLMAAFAVVGLLVAVPVLVSGRSARLKQAEMPEAERPVSAPSPGEGFDEALSDWRLSIPLIGRRRRAALRDRLRRAAVETLRTTEGYDRTEAERRVDEGTWTDDETAAAFLRTESSLRADGGNPSKSPPSARSARGAARRTAEEIARIADEGRR, encoded by the coding sequence ATGAACGTCCGCCGTCTCCTCCTCGCGGGGACCGGTCTGGTCGTCCTCCTCGCCGGTGTCACCGGCGGGAGCGCGCTCCCCACGGACGGACTCGTCAAGTTGCTCGGCAACGACTATTTCCTGATGGCCGCGTTCGCGGTCGTCGGGCTGCTCGTCGCCGTCCCCGTACTCGTCTCCGGTCGGAGCGCCCGCCTCAAACAGGCGGAGATGCCCGAGGCCGAGCGACCCGTATCGGCCCCGTCGCCGGGCGAAGGGTTCGACGAGGCGCTGTCGGACTGGCGGCTCTCGATTCCCCTGATCGGACGCCGCCGGCGCGCGGCGCTCCGGGACCGCCTCCGCCGCGCCGCCGTGGAGACGCTCCGGACGACCGAAGGGTACGACCGAACCGAGGCCGAGCGACGCGTCGACGAAGGCACATGGACCGACGACGAGACGGCCGCCGCGTTCCTGCGAACCGAGTCGTCGCTGCGCGCCGATGGCGGCAATCCGTCGAAATCCCCACCGAGCGCGCGGAGTGCGCGAGGAGCCGCGCGTCGGACGGCCGAGGAAATCGCCCGAATCGCCGACGAGGGTCGACGGTGA